In Syntrophobacterales bacterium, one DNA window encodes the following:
- a CDS encoding anaerobic ribonucleoside-triphosphate reductase activating protein: protein MRVLTIIIGGLQKFSLIDYPGRICAIIFTQGCNFCCPYCHNPELVDPQRYGPVLPAAEVLSFLEKRRGKLDAVSVTGGEPTLQPDLENFLQKVKELGYLVKLDTNGSNPEAIEKLIKRRLVDFWAMDIKGPFDKYRQIAGVEIDPGDIRRSISLIIAAGTEHEFRTTVVRSLLDRDDLVRVVNSIKGARCYVLQGFVPSKTLNSDFLTEKTYLSEEFSAFKKEFESEELRVIIR, encoded by the coding sequence ATACGCGTTCTGACAATAATAATCGGGGGCCTGCAAAAATTTTCACTGATAGATTACCCTGGGCGAATCTGCGCGATCATTTTCACCCAGGGTTGCAATTTTTGTTGTCCTTACTGCCACAACCCAGAGCTTGTAGATCCGCAAAGATATGGTCCCGTTCTTCCCGCGGCGGAAGTTTTATCTTTTCTGGAAAAGAGGAGAGGTAAGCTGGATGCGGTATCGGTAACCGGGGGCGAGCCGACGCTGCAGCCGGACCTTGAAAATTTCCTGCAAAAGGTAAAGGAACTCGGGTATCTTGTAAAACTGGACACCAACGGTTCTAACCCGGAGGCAATCGAAAAGCTGATAAAAAGGCGGCTTGTCGATTTCTGGGCGATGGATATAAAAGGGCCGTTCGATAAATATCGGCAAATTGCCGGCGTTGAAATTGACCCCGGCGATATTCGGAGAAGCATTTCTCTGATTATCGCTGCCGGGACCGAACATGAATTCAGAACCACGGTTGTCCGTTCGCTGCTGGATCGTGATGACCTGGTCCGGGTCGTAAATTCGATAAAAGGGGCAAGATGCTACGTATTACAGGGGTTTGTTCCCTCTAAAACACTGAACAGCGATTTTCTTACCGAAAAAACCTATTTGTCCGAAGAATTCTCCGC
- a CDS encoding ribonucleoside triphosphate reductase codes for MTTQIKKRDGRLVKFDAEKITNAIAKAGAVTGEFDHKAAKKLMIRVLNLVEKVFDGNAATVEDIQDIVEEVLLASSYKKTAKAYIIYRDQHARLRDITNRMQTDLVDKYLNRTDWKINENSNMDYSLQGLNNYISSEISKTYWLNEIYPPEVRRAHSEGDFHIHDLSLLSVYCVGWDLYDLLVEGFRGVSGKVESKPAKHLRSALGQVVNFFYTLQGEAAGAQAFSNFDTLLAPFIRYDKLSYKEVEQALQEFIFNINVPTRVGFQTPFTNVTLDVQVPGYYAEKSVIVGGELQKETYGEFQEEMDLFNKAFLQVMANGDAKGRVFTFPIPTYNITKGFNWGDPKFNGLWEMTAKYGVPYFSNFINSDMNPEDSRSMCCRLRIDNRELQKRGGGLFGSNPLTGSVGVVTINMPRIGYLADTEESFLVRLGGLMDVARESLEIKRKVLESFTESNLYPYTKYYLRSVKQRFNQYWKNHFSTIGLLGMNEACLNLLGKDLTTPEGQSFAKKVMDFMRDRLVKFQEETGNNYNLESTPAEGTSYRLARIDKEKYPEIICADEENITARKAEPFYTNSTQLPVNYTDDVFEALDLQDEIQCKYTGGTVFHTFAGERISDYRAVRELVKKICTNYHLPYVTFTPTFSVCPEHGYLTGEQEACPTCGEECEIYSRVVGYLRPVKQWNKGKKEEYALRKEYAF; via the coding sequence ATGACGACACAGATCAAAAAGCGGGACGGAAGACTGGTAAAATTTGATGCGGAAAAGATCACCAATGCGATCGCCAAGGCGGGTGCGGTGACCGGAGAATTTGATCACAAGGCGGCAAAAAAGTTGATGATTCGCGTCCTGAATCTGGTGGAAAAGGTCTTTGACGGCAATGCCGCAACGGTCGAAGATATTCAGGACATCGTGGAGGAGGTGCTGCTCGCTTCTTCCTACAAAAAAACCGCCAAGGCATACATCATCTATCGCGATCAGCACGCCCGCCTCCGGGATATAACAAACCGGATGCAGACGGACCTGGTCGATAAATACCTGAACAGAACCGACTGGAAGATAAACGAAAACAGCAATATGGATTATTCGCTGCAGGGACTCAACAACTACATCTCTTCCGAGATCAGCAAGACTTACTGGTTAAATGAAATATACCCGCCGGAGGTGCGCCGGGCCCATTCGGAGGGAGATTTTCATATCCATGACCTGAGTCTGCTTTCCGTTTACTGTGTCGGTTGGGATTTGTACGATCTGCTGGTGGAGGGATTCCGGGGGGTTTCCGGCAAGGTGGAAAGCAAGCCGGCAAAGCATCTGCGCAGCGCGCTGGGGCAGGTGGTGAATTTTTTCTATACATTGCAGGGGGAAGCGGCCGGCGCCCAGGCATTTTCCAATTTCGATACGCTTCTGGCCCCGTTTATCCGCTACGACAAGCTCAGCTATAAGGAGGTGGAGCAGGCGCTGCAGGAGTTCATTTTCAATATCAACGTTCCGACCCGGGTTGGTTTTCAGACCCCCTTTACCAATGTGACGCTCGATGTGCAGGTGCCCGGCTATTATGCCGAGAAAAGCGTCATTGTCGGCGGAGAACTCCAGAAGGAGACGTACGGAGAGTTTCAGGAGGAGATGGACCTCTTCAACAAGGCGTTTTTGCAGGTTATGGCCAACGGCGACGCCAAGGGACGGGTTTTTACCTTTCCTATTCCGACCTACAACATAACGAAGGGTTTTAACTGGGGAGACCCGAAATTTAACGGACTTTGGGAAATGACTGCCAAGTACGGCGTCCCCTATTTTTCCAATTTCATCAATTCGGACATGAATCCGGAGGATTCCCGCAGTATGTGCTGCCGGCTGCGGATAGACAACCGCGAGCTGCAAAAGCGCGGCGGCGGGCTTTTCGGTTCCAATCCCCTGACCGGCTCCGTCGGGGTGGTCACGATCAACATGCCGAGAATAGGCTATCTTGCCGATACGGAGGAGTCGTTTCTGGTAAGACTGGGCGGCCTGATGGACGTTGCCCGGGAAAGCCTGGAAATAAAGCGCAAGGTGCTGGAAAGCTTTACCGAAAGCAACCTTTATCCCTACACGAAGTACTATCTGCGCAGCGTCAAGCAGCGTTTCAACCAGTACTGGAAAAATCACTTTTCTACGATTGGTCTGCTGGGGATGAACGAGGCGTGCCTTAACCTCCTGGGAAAGGACCTTACAACCCCGGAAGGACAGAGCTTTGCAAAAAAAGTTATGGATTTCATGCGTGATCGGCTCGTAAAATTTCAGGAGGAGACCGGGAACAACTACAATCTGGAATCGACCCCCGCCGAGGGAACTTCTTACCGTTTGGCGCGAATCGACAAGGAGAAATACCCGGAGATCATCTGCGCCGATGAAGAAAATATAACTGCCCGCAAGGCCGAGCCTTTCTATACTAATTCCACTCAACTGCCGGTAAACTATACCGACGATGTCTTCGAGGCCCTTGACCTGCAGGACGAAATCCAGTGCAAGTACACCGGCGGCACCGTGTTTCACACCTTTGCCGGGGAGCGTATTTCCGATTACCGGGCGGTAAGGGAGCTGGTTAAAAAGATCTGCACGAATTATCATCTGCCGTATGTTACCTTTACCCCGACGTTCAGCGTCTGTCCGGAGCATGGATACCTCACGGGCGAGCAGGAGGCCTGTCCGACCTGCGGAGAAGAATGTGAGATATACTCCCGCGTTGTCGGGTATCTGCGCCCGGTCAAGCAGTGGAACAAGGGTAAAAAAGAGGAGTATGCTCTGCGAAAGGAATACGCGTTCTGA